One genomic window of Pseudomonadota bacterium includes the following:
- a CDS encoding FAD-binding protein: MKENIENIVIGAGFAGLVCSGYLAKGGQKTLLLEKGPVVGGRAAAHSFNGYNIVMHLPLIMTTLNNGGGYGWANAAKDFGANIRYHTSREPRIYFKGSKKTFMTVPKCLTTDAAVEWMIEFLDAIRPDLVKDGLKQELCPLVHEILTKPFNEMCREWDQLSVKQWVQARSSNPSVKYLFTSLWAGYAWTGDANFTWERGSMGKGAVMFRIWIGGQGLMSVAMPDVQKGICEPIADAITKNFGCEIRTGQNVSEVLIKNGKAIGVVIKHEKKSDEIIKARRVILATTWLDYFNLFKIMPASLADTLRLPMNQKMGGVFLITGLNESIPLDGAFFMVYDPETGSTIQGGCAQNIEQPWNVPAGKQLVWSYSIRSEEEFNRLGLEGITAEMNENFEEIYPGFKKAIEFQTPPKGAVHPSHYEFSSLPKIGQKSPDVKGLYFCGEATWPMYGQITDGTASTGVSVANMILCTDNPFGRI, from the coding sequence ATGAAAGAAAATATTGAAAATATTGTGATAGGTGCCGGTTTTGCCGGTTTAGTGTGTAGTGGATATCTGGCAAAAGGAGGGCAGAAGACTTTGCTGCTCGAAAAGGGGCCTGTTGTTGGCGGACGGGCGGCAGCGCACAGCTTTAACGGATACAATATAGTCATGCACCTACCGCTTATCATGACAACGCTCAACAATGGCGGAGGTTATGGTTGGGCAAATGCTGCGAAAGACTTTGGCGCAAACATACGCTATCACACCAGCCGGGAACCGCGAATTTATTTCAAAGGTTCCAAAAAAACTTTTATGACGGTTCCTAAATGTCTGACTACAGATGCAGCTGTGGAATGGATGATTGAATTTCTTGATGCGATACGTCCGGATCTTGTCAAAGATGGCCTGAAGCAGGAATTGTGCCCTCTCGTACATGAGATTCTCACAAAGCCTTTCAACGAAATGTGCCGTGAGTGGGATCAGCTTTCGGTAAAACAATGGGTTCAGGCAAGATCTTCAAACCCTTCTGTCAAGTACCTGTTTACCAGTCTCTGGGCAGGCTATGCCTGGACAGGAGATGCAAATTTTACCTGGGAACGTGGTTCCATGGGCAAGGGCGCTGTAATGTTCAGGATATGGATCGGAGGCCAGGGATTGATGAGTGTTGCTATGCCGGATGTGCAAAAGGGCATTTGTGAACCAATTGCTGATGCAATTACCAAAAACTTCGGATGTGAAATCAGGACTGGCCAGAACGTATCCGAAGTGCTTATAAAAAACGGCAAAGCAATTGGTGTAGTGATAAAGCACGAAAAAAAATCAGACGAAATCATAAAAGCCAGGCGGGTCATACTGGCAACAACATGGCTTGACTACTTTAACCTGTTCAAGATTATGCCGGCTTCACTTGCAGATACTCTTCGTTTACCTATGAATCAGAAAATGGGCGGAGTTTTTCTTATAACAGGCCTAAATGAATCGATACCTCTTGATGGAGCTTTTTTTATGGTTTACGATCCTGAGACGGGTTCCACCATACAGGGAGGATGCGCACAGAACATAGAACAGCCCTGGAATGTTCCGGCAGGTAAACAACTAGTCTGGTCGTACTCGATCAGGTCTGAGGAAGAATTTAACAGGCTTGGTTTGGAAGGTATAACTGCTGAGATGAATGAGAACTTTGAAGAAATCTATCCCGGTTTCAAAAAAGCCATCGAGTTTCAGACACCTCCCAAAGGCGCTGTACACCCTTCACATTACGAGTTCAGTTCACTTCCCAAAATCGGACAGAAATCACCGGATGTTAAAGGGCTTTATTTCTGTGGTGAGGCAACCTGGCCTATGTATGGTCAGATTACCGATGGTACCGCCAGTACCGGTGTCTCAGTAGCTAACATGATCTTATGTACTGATAATCCCTTTGGTAGAATATAA
- a CDS encoding isoprenylcysteine carboxylmethyltransferase family protein: protein MGTKIDKHGYWYAIHRISLILVYAVILFVAAGTVHWVRGWIWIISTLVLEIIMLVILAQRVPETLNHRGTSHSGVKTFDKLFTLCWMVIQELIAPVVAGMDWRFGWSGMSLTALYIGFGLLALTWPFGTWAMITNAHFEQFVRIQNDREHQVVTTGPYSIVRHPGYASYIIFLAAMPLILGSWWTFFPAGALMLLFTIRTALEDRTLHKELEGYKAYAEETRYRLLPGIW from the coding sequence ATGGGTACAAAAATTGATAAACATGGCTACTGGTATGCCATCCATCGTATAAGCCTTATCCTTGTGTATGCGGTGATTCTCTTTGTTGCAGCTGGTACCGTTCATTGGGTACGGGGTTGGATCTGGATCATTTCCACATTAGTTTTGGAAATCATTATGCTTGTTATACTCGCTCAACGAGTCCCGGAAACGCTCAATCATCGTGGAACTTCGCATAGCGGTGTAAAGACATTTGATAAACTGTTCACATTATGCTGGATGGTTATCCAGGAGCTGATTGCGCCTGTTGTCGCAGGTATGGACTGGCGTTTTGGATGGTCTGGCATGTCTCTTACAGCGCTATATATCGGGTTTGGTCTCTTGGCTCTAACGTGGCCATTCGGTACATGGGCTATGATCACAAATGCACATTTCGAACAATTCGTACGCATACAAAATGATCGCGAACATCAAGTTGTTACAACGGGACCATACAGTATCGTTCGACATCCCGGATACGCATCCTATATCATATTTTTAGCAGCAATGCCCTTGATCCTGGGTTCCTGGTGGACATTTTTTCCTGCCGGTGCGTTGATGCTATTGTTCACTATCAGAACCGCTCTTGAGGATCGCACTCTCCACAAAGAATTGGAAGGTTATAAGGCATATGCTGAGGAGACCCGCTATAGGCTTCTGCCTGGCATATGGTAG
- a CDS encoding NAD-dependent epimerase/dehydratase family protein yields MKVRSADLSKPETLYECLDGADAIVHFAGVLFKADPEKFLYETNIQYFKNLIGVAKEKNISKVILISFPHVEGPTSRKLPATGSLVGNPVSVHAKTRLEEEKYLFNEIENSVSLRVGMVYGKGILMIDAAKWFAKRHLLGVWKDPTEIHLISKTDFCRAVVAAIRKENAIGVYHVGDEGNDTLQSFLDFACDLWGCSKPWRMPLWLIYFAAETFEFVSRVFGSKSPLTKDFIDIGRVSYYGETSRFRSELLPELKHRHIYEGIEEMKA; encoded by the coding sequence ATCAAAGTAAGAAGCGCGGACCTTTCAAAACCTGAAACATTGTATGAATGTCTTGATGGTGCTGATGCAATAGTTCATTTTGCAGGAGTACTGTTTAAGGCTGATCCGGAAAAGTTCCTTTATGAAACAAACATTCAGTATTTTAAAAATCTTATTGGAGTTGCCAAAGAAAAAAATATAAGTAAAGTGATATTAATCAGTTTTCCCCATGTTGAAGGGCCAACCTCAAGAAAGCTGCCTGCCACGGGCAGCTTGGTCGGCAACCCTGTATCTGTCCATGCCAAGACAAGACTTGAGGAAGAAAAATATCTTTTCAATGAAATCGAAAACTCGGTATCGCTTAGGGTGGGAATGGTTTATGGTAAAGGTATTCTGATGATAGATGCTGCAAAATGGTTTGCAAAAAGACATCTGCTTGGTGTTTGGAAGGACCCAACTGAAATTCATTTGATTTCTAAGACTGACTTTTGCAGAGCAGTTGTGGCTGCAATAAGGAAAGAAAATGCAATTGGTGTTTACCATGTCGGTGATGAAGGCAATGATACCTTACAGTCATTTCTCGATTTTGCATGCGATTTATGGGGATGCAGTAAACCATGGCGAATGCCCTTATGGCTCATATATTTTGCTGCTGAAACATTTGAGTTTGTGTCAAGAGTATTTGGATCTAAAAGTCCATTGACCAAGGACTTCATAGACATAGGGCGGGTATCTTATTATGGAGAAACCTCCCGGTTTAGGAGTGAATTGTTGCCGGAGTTAAAACATCGGCATATTTATGAAGGCATTGAAGAAATGAAGGCGTAA